In uncultured Bacteroides sp., one genomic interval encodes:
- the recQ gene encoding DNA helicase RecQ: MLHTLKTYFGYDSFRPLQENIINHILTKNDSLVLMPTGGGKSICYQLPALLMEGTAIVVSPLISLMKDQVEALQANGVTAGALNSNNSESENANLRRECLMGKIKLLYVSPEKLLSEVDYLLRDINISLFAIDEAHCISQWGHDFRPEYTQMGILREKFPKIPIIALTATADKITRIDILHQLRLKNPKVFISSFDRPNLSLTVKRGYQEKEKNKTILDFIDKRPNQCGIVYCLSRKTTEKVALNLQKNGIETAVYHAGLSSEQRDKAQNDFINDRVQVVCATIAFGMGIDKSNVRWVIHYNMPKSIENYYQEIGRAGRDGLDSDTMLFYSLSDLILLSKFANESKQQSINLEKLNRMQQYAEANICRRRILLSYFGETTDKDCGNCDVCKNPPERFDGTIIVQKALSAIARTNEQIGTTLLVDILKGFNNVEVIEKGYDQLKTFGAGRDIPPRDWHDYLLQMLQLGYFEIAYNENNHLRITEMGRNILFGKEKATLVIIKREEFVAKSRKKKAVKEIKPEKPDYSNEDEFIFEELRVLRKKLADEQAIPAYIVLSDKVLHLLSSSRPTTIEEFGNISGIGEFKKEKYGKDFVGLIKKLTKESK; this comes from the coding sequence ATGCTTCATACACTTAAAACCTATTTTGGTTATGATTCTTTTCGCCCTTTACAAGAAAATATTATAAATCATATACTTACCAAAAACGATTCATTGGTTTTAATGCCTACAGGAGGAGGTAAATCTATCTGTTACCAACTTCCTGCATTATTAATGGAAGGAACAGCTATTGTTGTTTCTCCTTTAATATCTTTAATGAAAGACCAGGTTGAAGCTCTTCAGGCTAATGGAGTAACTGCCGGAGCTTTGAACAGCAATAACAGTGAATCGGAAAACGCAAATTTGCGCCGTGAATGCTTGATGGGCAAAATTAAGTTATTATATGTTTCTCCAGAGAAATTATTATCGGAAGTAGATTATCTGCTCCGGGATATTAATATTTCTTTGTTTGCAATAGATGAAGCACATTGTATTTCTCAATGGGGACATGATTTCAGACCAGAATATACTCAAATGGGTATTCTAAGAGAGAAGTTCCCTAAAATTCCTATCATTGCTCTTACTGCTACGGCAGATAAAATTACAAGAATAGATATTCTTCATCAGCTAAGACTTAAGAATCCTAAAGTTTTCATATCTTCTTTTGATCGCCCGAATCTTAGCCTTACGGTGAAAAGGGGTTATCAGGAAAAAGAAAAGAACAAGACAATACTTGATTTCATTGATAAAAGGCCAAATCAATGTGGAATTGTTTATTGCCTGAGTAGAAAAACTACTGAAAAAGTCGCTTTAAACTTACAGAAGAATGGTATTGAAACTGCTGTTTACCATGCGGGACTTTCGTCGGAACAAAGAGACAAAGCACAAAACGACTTTATAAACGACAGGGTACAGGTAGTTTGTGCCACAATTGCTTTTGGGATGGGTATTGACAAATCGAATGTAAGATGGGTTATACATTATAATATGCCTAAAAGCATTGAGAATTACTACCAGGAAATTGGTCGTGCGGGAAGAGATGGCTTGGACAGTGACACTATGCTTTTTTATTCTCTGAGCGATTTGATTTTACTAAGTAAATTCGCCAATGAAAGCAAGCAACAGAGTATAAACCTTGAAAAGCTTAACCGCATGCAGCAATATGCTGAAGCAAATATTTGCCGCCGCCGCATTTTGCTAAGCTACTTTGGCGAAACCACAGATAAAGATTGCGGCAACTGCGATGTTTGTAAGAATCCTCCCGAACGCTTTGACGGAACAATCATTGTTCAAAAAGCATTGAGTGCCATTGCCCGTACCAATGAACAGATAGGAACAACGCTCCTGGTAGATATATTAAAAGGGTTCAACAATGTCGAGGTTATTGAAAAGGGATACGATCAATTAAAAACTTTTGGTGCAGGCAGGGATATTCCTCCAAGAGATTGGCATGACTACCTTTTACAAATGCTGCAACTTGGATATTTTGAAATTGCATACAACGAGAATAATCACCTCCGAATTACTGAAATGGGACGTAATATTCTTTTTGGAAAAGAAAAAGCAACCTTGGTTATCATTAAACGTGAAGAGTTTGTAGCCAAGAGTCGCAAAAAGAAAGCTGTCAAAGAGATTAAACCAGAGAAACCTGACTATAGCAATGAAGATGAATTTATATTTGAAGAGCTACGCGTGCTGAGAAAGAAACTGGCAGACGAACAGGCTATTCCGGCATATATTGTACTTTCTGATAAAGTACTTCATTTATTAAGCAGTTCACGCCCCACTACAATAGAAGAGTTTGGCAATATTAGTGGAATCGGGGAATTTAAAAAAGAAAAATACGGGAAAGATTTTGTTGGTCTGATTAAGAAACTAACAAAAGAATCTAAATGA
- a CDS encoding outer membrane beta-barrel protein, with amino-acid sequence MKFKFLSFFLAVCMVNVSAQEKSESLNMVVSHSKISYNVSADNESQTTNLLDILQKYPMIAVDGLGQMTLNGEPDFGLCIDGKFFSIQSSLTTDILKSIPAKTVDKVEILTNPSSALIAECSGGVINIVTKKQTINGTDVSLGLNATTLGLLGGDASFNTKYKGLTLNGTYSYGFDNYSKSALTTVAYNGLLTNETKIHPEKLHGANVNAFYQLTKRDGIGAAFNLFSNPATFPLESVLTYPQSDFYSKDSSTKDITNSYYNISAYYAHLFSPNGTKLSLTYSFNNQPINYNYTRYNIINSDGRIYAYSSYTIRKYNRKRQDVMLDFALPFALHHEISIGGKYSWLKNNSSYDNLETLNSEKQSYSNNYFKVNFERWYTYLQYQFHSNGFQLTAALRTELKQYLSWIIYDENIINILPSLNLSYAFDKSSTIRADYHSHLASSLWVSNSSLVSPMYDQLNTSSYNDGRSHFFHLGYSKIASKFNLLLDANYIYGGDRIGKIKRYIPSSTNTTEVTFAVWEPLCFQKTLLSATASYQFSKAMKLQLVATGGYYDEGYMEFNKKLTKTGFDGSLVASSWFNFSDGYMLNVNGGYYFPRKSVPLDSYNNYFYRVRASKNFLKDKLTVAIFANDFITRKKDVKQHDINENDIKLKTTGREFGLSMVYHFSLL; translated from the coding sequence ATGAAATTTAAATTCTTATCTTTTTTCCTTGCTGTATGCATGGTTAATGTTTCTGCTCAAGAGAAATCTGAATCTTTAAATATGGTGGTGTCTCACAGTAAGATATCTTATAATGTAAGTGCGGATAACGAATCGCAAACTACCAATCTTCTGGACATTCTTCAAAAATACCCGATGATAGCTGTAGATGGCTTAGGACAAATGACATTAAATGGTGAACCTGATTTTGGATTGTGCATTGACGGTAAATTCTTCTCTATACAATCATCTTTAACTACCGATATTCTTAAAAGCATTCCAGCCAAAACGGTAGATAAGGTTGAAATATTAACCAATCCTTCATCAGCTCTGATAGCGGAATGTTCGGGAGGAGTAATTAATATTGTGACAAAGAAGCAGACAATAAACGGAACAGATGTTTCCTTAGGTCTAAATGCTACAACCCTAGGTCTTTTAGGTGGCGATGCTTCCTTTAATACGAAGTATAAAGGGCTGACCTTGAACGGAACATATTCTTATGGCTTTGATAACTATAGCAAAAGTGCATTAACCACTGTAGCATATAATGGATTACTAACTAATGAAACAAAGATTCATCCTGAAAAGTTGCATGGTGCAAATGTGAATGCTTTTTATCAGCTAACCAAACGTGATGGTATAGGAGCTGCATTTAATTTGTTTAGTAACCCGGCAACGTTCCCTCTTGAATCTGTTTTGACGTATCCTCAGTCTGATTTTTATAGTAAAGATTCTTCTACTAAAGATATTACTAATTCTTATTATAATATATCGGCATACTATGCTCATTTATTTTCCCCAAATGGAACAAAACTTTCATTAACTTATTCTTTTAATAATCAGCCTATTAATTATAATTATACTAGATATAATATAATAAATAGTGATGGGCGGATATATGCTTATTCTTCATATACTATTAGAAAGTATAATCGAAAAAGACAAGATGTAATGCTCGATTTTGCATTGCCTTTTGCCCTACATCATGAAATTAGTATAGGAGGGAAATATAGTTGGCTAAAAAATAATTCCTCTTACGACAATTTAGAAACACTTAACTCTGAAAAACAATCATATAGTAATAATTATTTTAAAGTAAACTTCGAAAGGTGGTATACTTACCTTCAGTATCAGTTCCATAGTAATGGTTTTCAACTTACTGCAGCTTTACGCACAGAACTAAAACAATATTTATCATGGATAATCTATGATGAAAATATCATAAATATTCTTCCATCTTTGAATTTGTCGTATGCTTTTGATAAAAGTTCTACTATAAGAGCCGATTATCATTCTCACTTAGCTTCTTCTTTGTGGGTGAGTAACTCAAGTCTTGTATCTCCTATGTATGATCAACTAAATACTTCTTCATATAATGACGGCAGATCTCACTTCTTCCATTTAGGCTATAGTAAAATAGCTTCAAAATTTAATTTATTGCTGGATGCTAATTATATTTATGGTGGAGACAGAATTGGGAAAATAAAAAGATATATCCCTTCATCAACAAATACTACTGAAGTTACCTTTGCAGTATGGGAGCCGTTATGCTTTCAGAAAACATTATTATCAGCAACGGCTTCTTATCAATTCTCAAAAGCAATGAAACTTCAACTGGTTGCAACTGGTGGTTATTACGATGAGGGTTACATGGAATTTAACAAGAAACTAACAAAAACGGGCTTTGATGGTAGCTTGGTGGCAAGTAGTTGGTTTAACTTTTCTGATGGTTATATGCTGAATGTAAATGGAGGGTATTATTTCCCACGGAAGTCGGTTCCACTAGATAGTTATAATAACTACTTTTACCGGGTACGGGCATCAAAGAATTTCTTGAAAGATAAACTAACAGTGGCAATCTTTGCCAACGATTTTATAACAAGAAAGAAGGACGTGAAGCAACATGATATTAATGAAAATGATATAAAGCTTAAAACTACCGGAAGAGAATTCGGTCTGTCAATGGTCTATCATTTTTCTCTTCTGTAG
- a CDS encoding cation diffusion facilitator family transporter: protein MAHNHEHQHSHAIESLNKAFIIGIVLNLSFVLIEFGAGFFYDSLGLLSDAGHNLGDVASLFLALLAFRLARVKASPKYTYGYKKSTVLVSLLNAVILLIAVGAILIESLEKIKNPRPVEGSAIAWVAGIGVFINAFTAMLFMKNKEKDLNVRGAYLHMAADALVSVGVLASGMIISGTGWYVIDPIIGITVAIVILISTWNLLHESVRLSLDGVPVNISSNDIKELISDIAEVKSIHHMHIWALSTTENAMTAHIVVSNLDMMEELKLQIKERLKDAGICHVTLEFETEQVCCDSNYCT from the coding sequence ATGGCTCATAATCACGAACATCAGCATAGCCATGCTATTGAATCTTTAAATAAAGCATTTATAATTGGCATAGTATTGAATCTCTCTTTTGTATTAATTGAGTTTGGAGCCGGATTTTTCTATGACTCCTTAGGTTTGCTCTCTGATGCCGGTCATAATCTGGGCGATGTTGCCAGTTTATTTCTTGCCTTGCTTGCATTCCGTTTAGCCAGAGTAAAAGCAAGTCCTAAATATACCTATGGATATAAGAAAAGTACTGTACTTGTTTCACTGCTAAATGCCGTTATTTTGCTCATTGCCGTTGGAGCAATCCTTATTGAAAGTCTTGAAAAGATTAAAAATCCTCGTCCGGTAGAAGGTAGTGCTATTGCCTGGGTAGCCGGAATCGGTGTGTTTATCAATGCATTTACAGCTATGCTCTTTATGAAAAACAAAGAAAAAGATCTGAATGTAAGAGGAGCTTACCTGCACATGGCTGCCGATGCGTTGGTTTCTGTCGGGGTATTAGCATCTGGAATGATTATTTCTGGTACTGGATGGTACGTTATAGACCCTATTATTGGTATAACTGTAGCCATTGTGATACTAATTTCTACCTGGAACCTGCTTCACGAAAGTGTTCGTCTTTCATTGGATGGTGTTCCTGTTAATATCAGCAGCAATGATATAAAGGAACTCATTTCGGATATTGCCGAAGTTAAAAGCATCCATCATATGCACATCTGGGCACTGAGCACTACGGAAAATGCTATGACTGCCCATATTGTTGTATCCAATCTTGATATGATGGAGGAATTAAAGCTGCAAATAAAAGAGAGACTCAAAGACGCGGGAATTTGCCACGTTACTTTGGAGTTTGAAACCGAACAGGTATGTTGTGATAGCAATTATTGCACATAA
- a CDS encoding tetratricopeptide repeat protein: protein MKKIVLLLLMCSLFPSIHAQNYKELFEKANQCEKMDSLVQAEKYYREALKLEPTNAHNCMIFANLGRLQYRMHKIEDALESYNFALNMAPLTVPILMDRASLLFEMGLTDRAYVDCCTVLDVNKNNAKALFLRAYLQAGRHNYKEAKEDYKRLLELEPESVSGRLGLAILYQQEQDFKNSLELLNKLIVEYPNDAELYVIRAGVEKEIFQLDVALIDLDKAITMSPTSANAYMLRGEILLAQKKKEMARSSFEKAINLGIPRSELVQQLKESK from the coding sequence ATGAAGAAAATTGTATTGTTGCTGTTAATGTGTTCGTTATTCCCAAGTATACATGCACAGAACTATAAAGAACTTTTTGAGAAGGCTAACCAATGTGAAAAAATGGATAGTCTTGTTCAGGCAGAAAAGTATTACCGGGAAGCGCTGAAGCTTGAGCCTACCAATGCACATAACTGCATGATTTTTGCAAACCTCGGACGGCTTCAATATAGAATGCATAAGATCGAAGATGCTCTGGAATCTTATAACTTTGCTTTAAATATGGCTCCGCTTACGGTTCCTATTCTGATGGATAGGGCATCTCTTTTATTTGAAATGGGACTTACCGACAGAGCTTATGTAGATTGCTGCACAGTATTGGATGTTAATAAAAACAATGCGAAGGCTTTATTCCTTCGTGCTTATCTGCAAGCCGGCAGACATAATTATAAGGAAGCAAAAGAAGATTATAAACGATTGTTGGAACTGGAACCGGAAAGCGTTTCCGGAAGATTAGGTCTGGCTATTCTTTATCAACAGGAACAAGATTTCAAGAATTCGCTTGAATTACTGAATAAATTAATTGTAGAATATCCAAATGATGCAGAGTTATACGTTATTCGTGCAGGTGTGGAGAAAGAAATATTTCAGTTGGATGTTGCTCTGATTGATCTTGATAAAGCAATAACTATGTCTCCTACATCAGCAAATGCATATATGTTGCGTGGCGAAATATTACTGGCACAGAAGAAAAAGGAAATGGCTCGGTCTAGCTTTGAAAAAGCAATCAATCTTGGAATTCCTCGTTCAGAACTGGTGCAACAGCTAAAAGAATCTAAATGA
- the cysK gene encoding cysteine synthase A — translation MTKIANKLTDLIGNTPLLKLSAYMEKYNSRANVLGKLEYFNPAGSVKDRTALSMIEDAEARGVLKPGATIIEPTSGNTGVGLAMVASVKKYKLILTMPETMSIERRNLLKAYGAKIELTPGIEGMKGAICKAEELKASIPGSFIPQQFENPSNTEVHKRTTAEEIWRDTDGQVAVFVAGVGTGGTVCGVGETLKKYNPDVYVVAVQPASAPMLTEGEWNPHRIQGIGANFIPKIYNPENVDEVFSVPDNEAIRAGRELAQTEGLLVGISSGAAAYAARMVAQRPEFAGKMVVALLPDTGERYLSTEEFAFETYPLD, via the coding sequence ATGACTAAGATAGCGAACAAACTCACAGACTTGATAGGCAATACTCCCCTGTTGAAACTGTCTGCTTATATGGAAAAATACAATTCCAGAGCGAATGTTCTTGGAAAACTGGAGTATTTTAATCCTGCGGGAAGTGTGAAAGATCGTACTGCTCTTTCAATGATTGAAGATGCAGAAGCGCGTGGGGTACTTAAACCGGGTGCTACAATTATAGAACCAACTAGTGGTAACACTGGTGTTGGTCTTGCAATGGTTGCTTCAGTAAAGAAGTACAAACTAATTCTTACTATGCCCGAAACTATGAGTATTGAACGCCGTAACTTATTGAAGGCTTACGGTGCAAAAATAGAATTAACGCCGGGTATTGAAGGAATGAAAGGGGCTATCTGTAAGGCAGAAGAACTGAAAGCCAGTATTCCTGGATCTTTTATTCCGCAGCAATTTGAAAACCCATCCAATACGGAAGTGCATAAACGTACAACTGCCGAAGAAATATGGAGAGATACCGATGGACAGGTGGCTGTATTTGTTGCCGGAGTGGGTACTGGCGGTACGGTGTGTGGCGTTGGCGAAACACTTAAAAAGTATAATCCTGATGTATATGTCGTTGCTGTTCAGCCGGCATCAGCTCCTATGCTCACAGAAGGAGAATGGAATCCTCATCGCATTCAGGGGATAGGTGCTAACTTTATTCCAAAGATTTATAATCCGGAAAATGTTGACGAGGTATTTTCGGTTCCCGATAATGAAGCTATCCGTGCAGGCCGTGAATTAGCCCAGACAGAAGGACTGCTGGTGGGAATATCTTCCGGAGCCGCTGCTTATGCTGCCAGAATGGTTGCTCAGCGCCCCGAATTTGCAGGAAAAATGGTTGTTGCTTTATTGCCCGATACTGGCGAACGCTACTTGTCTACAGAAGAGTTTGCTTTCGAAACTTATCCACTGGATTAA